In Streptomyces sp. SID8374, one genomic interval encodes:
- a CDS encoding thioesterase family protein translates to MSENTNASDDTGLPLFRRTVRPEWIDYNGHMSEAFYVLVFGYATDSMMIETGLHAGYRESTGCSLYTVESHLRYLRDVSVDAHLVVCTRLLGADAKKLRFAHEMYVVGAPDDVPDPAAEPIATSELLALHVDQRAGRTTPFPDAVRQRLDELTEEAPAWAGRSIVEVPAPR, encoded by the coding sequence ATGAGCGAGAACACCAACGCCTCGGACGACACCGGCCTCCCCCTCTTCCGCAGGACCGTACGGCCCGAGTGGATCGACTACAACGGCCATATGAGCGAGGCGTTCTACGTCCTGGTCTTCGGGTACGCCACCGACTCGATGATGATCGAGACCGGTCTGCACGCCGGCTACCGCGAATCCACCGGCTGCTCGCTCTACACCGTCGAATCGCACCTCCGCTATCTCCGTGACGTGTCCGTCGACGCCCATCTCGTCGTCTGTACCCGCCTGTTGGGCGCGGACGCGAAGAAGCTGCGCTTCGCCCACGAGATGTACGTGGTCGGCGCGCCCGACGATGTACCGGATCCGGCGGCCGAACCGATCGCGACCAGCGAGCTGTTGGCCCTGCACGTGGACCAGCGGGCGGGCCGCACGACGCCGTTCCCGGACGCGGTGCGGCAGCGGCTGGACGAGCTGACGGAGGAGGCGCCCGCCTGGGCGGGGCGCTCCATCGTGGAGGTTCCCGCGCCCCGCTGA